CTTCCCGAACGCGCCCCGTCCGGTGGTCGTGGAGACCGGGGGAGGTACGCCGGGGCCCTACCTGAGCCGGGCGCTGGTGCGCGACTACGGAAGCGGGCAGGTGTATCTCGACGCGAACACGCTGGCGCGGTCGCTGATCGGCGCCGGGCTGGACGTGCGGGTGAGGGGGTGGGTGAATCCCGACCTCCGGGTGGGGCCGGTGACGCTGCGGCTGGGGACGGCCTCGCGGCCCGTGCAGGCGTACAACCTCCACAGCCTGGGGCTGGCTGCCCTGGCGCGTGACCTGGGCGTGCGCGAGGCGTACAGCGCGCGCTGGAGCGGGGTGAACCTGTACAGCACCCACGCGCTGCGGGCACCGGGGGGTGCGGGGGACGTGTACGCCCTCGTCAGCGTGCTGTATCTGCCGCCGCGCGACCCCGCCTCCCAGACGAGTCCCCTCGTGCTGGCCTTCGATCTGGCGCGGCCGGGCGTGGACGGGCGGCTGCACTTCGCCCTCCCCTACGACCTGGTTCACCTGCGGCTGACGGGCGACCCCGACGAGTTGCGGCAGGACGCCCGTCGTTTCGCGGAGAGGCTGGACTACGGACGTGCCGAGCGGCCCGCCCACGCCCTGCTGCTGCGGCTCAGCGGTGACCTCTCCCCAGGGGCCACGCCCTTCACCGTGATTCCCCGGAACGAACGGAGCGTGGGGGAGTAGCAAAGCGTTCCGGCCCGGGGCGTGCGACCCCTGCCGGAACCCAACGTCTCGTGACGTGACGCCTACCCCAGCGCCCCCCCGATATCGGCGCGCAGGTCCTCCACGTCCTCCAGCCCGACGCTCATGCGGATGGTGTGGGGGGTGACCCCGGCGGCGCGGCGGGCGGGCTCGGGCATCTTGCCGTGCGTGGTCGTCCACGGGTGAACGACGAGGGTGCGGCTGTCTCCCAGGTTGGGGGCGATGCGGACGACCCCCAGGCGGGCGAGGAAGGCGGCGGGGTCCTCCACCTCGAAGGTGAGAACGGCCCCGAAGCCGCCGCGCAGGTACCGGCGGGCGAGGGTGTGGTGGGCGCTGCCGGGCAGGCCGGGGTACGAGACGCGCCCGACGCGGGGGTGACGTTCGAGCCACGTCGCCAGCGCCAGCGCCGTTTCCGACTCGCGGCCCAGGCGCAGGGCGAGCGTTTCGAGCCCCTGCGCGAGCAGAAAGGCGTTGTGCGGGGCGAGCGTCATGCCGAGCTGGTGGGCGCCGAACCAGCGCTGCCGCCACGCGAGGGCCCCCTCTCCCCGGACGTTCAGGACGCTGCTTTCGCCCCCGTCGGTGTAGATGGGGTTGCGGGTCAGGCTGTGCCGATTGCCCACCGTGACGCTGCCGCCCATCACGCTGCCGTGGCCGCCCGCCCACTTCGTCAGGGAGTGGGTCACGATGTCGGCGCCGTACTCCAGCGGACGGCACAGGTAGCCCACGCCGCCCCAGGTGTTGTCGATGCCGAGCAGGGCGCCCCGCGCGTGCGCGGTGGCCGCGCACGCCTCCAGGTCGGGCACGTCCCCGGCGGGATTGCCGATGGTCTCGGCCCAGACGAGGCGGGTGTTGTCCCGCATGGCCGCCTCGATGGCCTGCGGCGTGTTCTCGGTGATCGTGGCCGTGACGCCCATCAGGGGCAGGATGTTGTTCAGCAGCCCCGCGCTGCCGCCGAAGAGGCTGCCCGTGGAGACGACGTGATCCCCGGCGCGGCACACGCTGAGCAACGCCGTGAAGGTCGCCGCCTGCCCGCTGGCGAGGGCGACGGTCGCCGCGCCGCGCTCCAGCGCCGTGATCCGTTCCTCCAGCGCGCGGACGGTGGGGTTTTGAAGCCGCGCGTAGCTGAGGCCCTGATTCGATTGGAACTCCTCCTGCGCCTGCTCCAGCGTCTCGAACTGGAAGGCGGCGGCCTGATGGATCGGGATGCCGACCGTCTCCCCCAGCCCCCGCGCGATGCCGGTCTGCACGGCGGTCGTCTCGAAGCCCCAGCCGGTCGTCTCGGTGGGGACGCTCTGTGTCTCGGTGGCCTGCCCGGCGTCGCGGAGGTCGGTCATGCGGTCATGCTAGGCACTCGGCGCGGCTAGAGTGCGGCCCATGTCCTACCTGCAAGACCTGCGCGCGGTGTGGGGGCCCTCGCCGCTCGTCTCGGTCGGCGTGAGCGTGCTCCTTCAGGACGACTCCGGGCGGGTCCTTCTCCAGCGGCGCGGCGACGACGGGCTGTGGGGCGTGCCGGGCGGGAGCCTGGAACCCGGCGAGGATTTTCTGACCGCCGCGCACCGGGAACTGCTGGAGGAGACGGGGCTGACCTGCCCGAAGCTCGCCCCGCTGCCGCTGGAGAAAGGGCTGATCAGCGGCCCGCAGTTCTATCACCGTTATCCGAACGGCGACGAGATTTACCTCGTCGGGGCCCAAGTGCACGGCACCCTCCCCGCCTCCGCCCTCGACCACGCCGCCCCCGACGACAGCGGCGAGACGCTCGACCTCGCCTGGTTCGGGCTCGACGACCTGCCGCCTTTGAACAGCAACATCAACCGCGTGAGCATGAATGTCCTGCGTGCCCGCGCAGGTCTGCCGCCCCTGTCCCTCCTCCCCTTCCCGGACTCGCCACCGGTCGGGCATCACCTGATGGAGGTGAGGAAGTCGGTGGGCCCGCGCCCCCTCTTCGCCCCCGGCGCGAACGTGCTGGCGACCGACGAGGGGGGGCGCCTGCTCCTCCTCCAGCACGGGGACACGGGCCGCTGGACCTTACCGGGCGGCAGCCTGGAACCGGGCGAGAGCTTCGGGACGTGCGCGCGGCGGGAACTCTTCGAGGAGACGGGGCTGAACGCCGACCGGCTGGAGCCCCTGAACCTCTATGCCGGAGCGGAGTACCGCTTCACCTCCCCGCACGGCGATGTGGTCGACAACGTGAGCGTCCTGTACCGGGCGGTCGGCGTGACGGGCGATCTGCGGTTGCAGGAGGGCGAGGTCCTCGATGGGGCGTGGTTCGCCCCAGACGAATTGCCGGGCGAGGACGACCTCAGCGGCCCGCTCATCCGGGCGATGGTCCAGGCATGGCGAGAGGGCCGGAACAGGTAGCCCCGGCCCCCTTCCGAACCTCGCTCACTTCTCCCGGATGCTCCAGCCCTGCGCGCGAACGGCCCCGATGAGGCGGTCCATCACCGGGTCCACCTCGGCGTCCGTCAGCGTCCGCTGCCCCCGGAACACCAGCCGCACGGCGACGCTGCGCTGGCCTTCCGGGATAGGGGCACCCACGTACACGTCGAAGGGCTCGACACTTTCGAGCCATTCTCCCGCCTCGCGCCGCAGCAGGGCGGCGACCTCGCCGTAACTCACGTCCCGGGGGGCGATCACGGCCAGGTCGCGCCACGCGGCGGGCGCCCGGCTGGGGTCGCGGAAGGTCCACGCGCGGCCCGGCAGCGGCAGGGCGGCCTCCAGCACGGAGGTGTCCCCCTTCAGGCCGAACTCCCCCGCGATCTCGGGGTGCAGGGCGCCGAGCCAGCCGACACGCTCACCGTTCCAGACGACCTCCCCCGCAATTCCGGGATGGAGGGCGGGCGGCACGGCGTCCCCGCGAAGCTGGCGGATGTCGAGGCTCGCCCCCAGACTGGACGCCAGCGCCTCCACCAGACCCCGGAAGGCGCTGAAGGACCCCGCCACCCCCGGCTGGTGCGTGTTCGCGGCAAGGGGGCCGCGCATCAGCAGACCGAGACGTTCCCGTTCCCCGTCCGCCGGGAAGACGCGCCCGATCTCGAAGATCAGGACCCGCTCGCCCTTCGGGTGGGCCTGCGCGGCCCGGAGCAGGCTGGGGTAGAGGGCCGTGCGCATCCCGGTGCGGTCGGCAGTGAGGGGATTGCGGAGGCGGACGGTGGGCGTGGCGCTGCGGGCCTTTCCCGCCTCCTCGTCGCTGGTGAAGGTGTAGGTCACGACCTCCTGGAAGCCCAGGCCGGACAGGGCGCGGCGGAGGGTCGTTCTCGCCGCACTCTCCCGCTCCGCGCCGAGGTTGCTCTCGTGGACCCGCAGGTTCGGCAGCGTCTCGGGGAGGTCGCCGTAGCCGTGCAGCCGGGCCACCTCCTCGGCGAGGTCCTGCCAGATGCCCATGTCCACCCGCCAGGAGGGCGGCGTCACGGTCAGGCGGTCGCCCTCGCGCTCGACCCGGCAGCCCAGGCGGGTGAGGATGTCCGCCATCTCCCCCGTGCTCACCTCCATGCCGAGGAGGGCGCGAATCTGGTCCCCCGTCGCCTCGATGACTCCGGGAAGGTCGGGGGTGCCGACGAGGGTCGCGCCGGGGTGGGCCTGTCCGCCGCCGTGCTCGGCCAGCAGCCCCGCCACCCGGTCGGCGCCGCGCGGGGCGAGGAGGGGATCGACGCCGCGCTCGTAGCGGTACACGGCGTCGGTCTTCAGGCCGAGCCTGGTACTCGTGCGCCTCAACAACACGGGGTCGAAGTGGGCGGACTCGATCACCACGTCCGCCGTGTCTGGCCGCACATGCCCGTGGTCGCCGCCCACGACGCCCGCGATGCCGAGGACGCCCCGGCCCTGTTTGGGCTCCTTCGCCGTGGCGAAGGCTTCCATCACCGTCGGGATGTGGACCTCGCCCCCGTCGCGGATGAGGAGGTCTTCGGGGCCGACCGTGTGCTCGTTGCCCAGCAGGTCGCGCACGATCTCGCCCTGACGGAGCCCGAAAGAGACGATGATCTGGTCGTCCGCCACGTCCCGGCGGTCGTAGAGGGCGGTGGGCTGGCCGAGTTCGAGCATCACGTAGTTGCTGGTGTCCACGATCAGGTCGATGGGGCGCATCCCGGCGAGCGTGAGGCGGCGCTGCATCCACAGGGGCGAGGGGCCGTTCTGCACGCCGCTCACGGTGCGGGCCGCGAAGTGGTCGCAGCCGAAACGAATCTTGCGGGAGGGGTCGCGCTCGATGGTCACCCCGCGCGGCGGCAGGGAGACGCGAATCTCGCCCTCACCACTGGGGCGCGGCCCGGCCTGCGGGGGCACGAGATCGAGTTTCAGGAACGCCGCAAGGTCCCGCGCGAGGCCGAGGGCGCTGAGCACGTCGGCGCGGTTGGGCGTGACCTCCACGTCGAGCACGGAGTCCGCCTGCCACACCTCGCGCATGGGGGTGCCGGGCGCCGCCGTCCCCGCCGGGAACAGCATCAGCCCCGCGCCGCTCTCGCCGACGCCGAGTTCCTTCGCGCTCGCGGCCATGCCCCAGGACTCGACGCCCTGCATCTGCCGGACGCCGTACTCCGTCTCGCCCAGCGTCGTTCCGGGCGAGACGAGGGCGACCATCGTTCCGGCGGGGAGGCCGACGGCGTTGGGGGCCCCGGAGGCGATGGTGCGCGGGCCGTGCGGCCCCACGTCGAGCGAGAGCCGGGTGAGGGCCGTTCCTTCGATGGGCTCGGCAGCGGTGACGGCGACGAGGAGAACACCTTCGGGAGGGGCAGGGACTTCCTCGATCCCCTCCAGCGGCAGGCCCATGCCCGCGAGGATGGGTTCGAGGTTGGGGGCGGGGGGGAGCCCAGGGAGGAGTTCTTGGAGCCAGGAGTGGGGAAGTTTCATGGGGGGACCTCGGGGGGAAGGGGGTTGGCAGACTGGACGCGCTGGTGGTCGCCCGCGTTACCCCCCTCCCCGACCCTTCCCCACAAGGAGGGAGGGAGAGAAAAGCTCAAGCTCTGGCGTTCCTGCTCCTCCCCCCTCGTGGGGGACTGGTACAGCTCGCACCGCGAGAGGCCGGGAGGAGGGGTACGCGGCGAAGGAAGACCTACCCCAACTCCCCCCGGAACTGCCCGATCACTCGCGGGTCATTCGCATAGAAGTACCGGATATCCGGAATCCCGTATTTCAGCATCGCGATTCGCTCCGGCCCCAGCCCGAAGGCGAAGCCCGTCTTGCCCTCGTATACGCGGGGCTTGCCCTGGGCCTCGCGCAGGTCGTCCACCGCCTTGAAGACGTTGGGGTGGACCATGCCGGAGCCGCCGAGTTCGAGCCACTTGCTCTCGCCGCGCG
This genomic interval from Deinococcus aestuarii contains the following:
- a CDS encoding PLP-dependent transferase, which encodes MTDLRDAGQATETQSVPTETTGWGFETTAVQTGIARGLGETVGIPIHQAAAFQFETLEQAQEEFQSNQGLSYARLQNPTVRALEERITALERGAATVALASGQAATFTALLSVCRAGDHVVSTGSLFGGSAGLLNNILPLMGVTATITENTPQAIEAAMRDNTRLVWAETIGNPAGDVPDLEACAATAHARGALLGIDNTWGGVGYLCRPLEYGADIVTHSLTKWAGGHGSVMGGSVTVGNRHSLTRNPIYTDGGESSVLNVRGEGALAWRQRWFGAHQLGMTLAPHNAFLLAQGLETLALRLGRESETALALATWLERHPRVGRVSYPGLPGSAHHTLARRYLRGGFGAVLTFEVEDPAAFLARLGVVRIAPNLGDSRTLVVHPWTTTHGKMPEPARRAAGVTPHTIRMSVGLEDVEDLRADIGGALG
- a CDS encoding NUDIX hydrolase — encoded protein: MSYLQDLRAVWGPSPLVSVGVSVLLQDDSGRVLLQRRGDDGLWGVPGGSLEPGEDFLTAAHRELLEETGLTCPKLAPLPLEKGLISGPQFYHRYPNGDEIYLVGAQVHGTLPASALDHAAPDDSGETLDLAWFGLDDLPPLNSNINRVSMNVLRARAGLPPLSLLPFPDSPPVGHHLMEVRKSVGPRPLFAPGANVLATDEGGRLLLLQHGDTGRWTLPGGSLEPGESFGTCARRELFEETGLNADRLEPLNLYAGAEYRFTSPHGDVVDNVSVLYRAVGVTGDLRLQEGEVLDGAWFAPDELPGEDDLSGPLIRAMVQAWREGRNR
- a CDS encoding phenylalanine--tRNA ligase subunit beta → MKLPHSWLQELLPGLPPAPNLEPILAGMGLPLEGIEEVPAPPEGVLLVAVTAAEPIEGTALTRLSLDVGPHGPRTIASGAPNAVGLPAGTMVALVSPGTTLGETEYGVRQMQGVESWGMAASAKELGVGESGAGLMLFPAGTAAPGTPMREVWQADSVLDVEVTPNRADVLSALGLARDLAAFLKLDLVPPQAGPRPSGEGEIRVSLPPRGVTIERDPSRKIRFGCDHFAARTVSGVQNGPSPLWMQRRLTLAGMRPIDLIVDTSNYVMLELGQPTALYDRRDVADDQIIVSFGLRQGEIVRDLLGNEHTVGPEDLLIRDGGEVHIPTVMEAFATAKEPKQGRGVLGIAGVVGGDHGHVRPDTADVVIESAHFDPVLLRRTSTRLGLKTDAVYRYERGVDPLLAPRGADRVAGLLAEHGGGQAHPGATLVGTPDLPGVIEATGDQIRALLGMEVSTGEMADILTRLGCRVEREGDRLTVTPPSWRVDMGIWQDLAEEVARLHGYGDLPETLPNLRVHESNLGAERESAARTTLRRALSGLGFQEVVTYTFTSDEEAGKARSATPTVRLRNPLTADRTGMRTALYPSLLRAAQAHPKGERVLIFEIGRVFPADGERERLGLLMRGPLAANTHQPGVAGSFSAFRGLVEALASSLGASLDIRQLRGDAVPPALHPGIAGEVVWNGERVGWLGALHPEIAGEFGLKGDTSVLEAALPLPGRAWTFRDPSRAPAAWRDLAVIAPRDVSYGEVAALLRREAGEWLESVEPFDVYVGAPIPEGQRSVAVRLVFRGQRTLTDAEVDPVMDRLIGAVRAQGWSIREK